One window of the Chitinophaga niabensis genome contains the following:
- a CDS encoding protein kinase/lanthionine synthetase C family protein has protein sequence MNSEIIVETALPIEETEVKGKVEKKGGKRIGYNYIILKSLKEHPKNDVVKCIYIKSFTQFGVCVIKEGTAGELKDNYNRDIRDRLIWQKELHELLQDKVRIPRFVGSFEENGNYYLAIEHIKGRTLGNLYREHGVNLREGLINGNKLGIRFLGYLLQIIDLLDTLHNNQIVHRDVTSANFIITPRQKVAIIDMELSYSIQKQMPSPPFMLGTYGYMSPEQLAVSTPTIKEDVFSVGAIMLQAWTNIAPAKLTQASVEELEDKVAFFIPDREMARIISQCLHPDAEKRPVLKTVHQIVEQYRSDLKRRTNRKVQTPVFLSKEQIRLTIQQTINTLSTSLLTDKEKGWFAENRNAPIKEKNKIAKGWYTNFQHGGAGLLYLLGRAHLAGFDVEITRPSINFALSLIENKCTNNIKNASPGLYLGTDGIAACLSEAIHHGLIDPSDKYRGWINDLLRKKSDSDGILSGIAGQGLANMIAITAGKEEINIRLQEYVSHLLNKQTEQGAWTRDQTTRVTKGFANGISGIIYFLLEYAQHYNDSRSLAAAERGLQWLMNNSFKQKNIIEWHSSKGGKISPWWYDGNPGIALAFIKGYAIVRDQTYKEFATGALNIHPKMLLTGNSSLYNGLSGLGEVYLEAYQLLQDDQWMERAEWIAQLIMRLKKTHARYGSYWLVENEKQPVPGFTQGNGGVLHFLLRYCYPGKFSLPMTPIHSKL, from the coding sequence ATGAACTCTGAAATCATTGTTGAAACTGCATTACCTATTGAGGAAACCGAGGTAAAAGGGAAAGTTGAGAAAAAGGGGGGGAAACGAATTGGGTATAATTACATAATATTAAAGAGTCTGAAAGAGCATCCTAAAAATGATGTAGTAAAGTGTATTTATATTAAAAGCTTTACCCAATTTGGTGTTTGTGTCATTAAAGAAGGAACAGCAGGAGAGCTGAAGGATAATTACAACAGGGATATTAGGGACAGATTAATCTGGCAAAAAGAACTGCATGAATTATTGCAGGACAAAGTAAGAATACCTCGGTTTGTTGGAAGCTTTGAAGAGAACGGGAATTATTATCTGGCAATCGAGCATATTAAGGGGCGAACACTGGGGAACTTATACAGAGAGCACGGAGTAAATCTACGGGAAGGATTAATTAATGGGAATAAACTCGGGATCCGGTTTCTTGGCTATTTGCTGCAGATCATTGACCTCCTAGATACATTGCATAATAATCAAATCGTACACCGTGACGTGACCTCCGCTAATTTTATAATTACTCCCAGACAGAAGGTAGCAATAATTGATATGGAATTGAGTTATTCCATTCAGAAACAGATGCCCTCACCTCCTTTTATGCTTGGAACATATGGCTATATGTCGCCGGAGCAGCTTGCTGTATCAACACCTACCATAAAGGAAGATGTTTTCTCAGTTGGAGCCATCATGTTACAAGCATGGACCAATATTGCCCCGGCTAAGTTGACACAGGCATCGGTAGAAGAACTGGAAGACAAAGTGGCGTTCTTTATCCCGGACAGGGAAATGGCCCGTATTATATCTCAATGCCTTCATCCAGATGCAGAAAAAAGACCAGTACTAAAAACGGTCCATCAAATTGTAGAACAATATAGATCCGATCTAAAGAGAAGAACAAACCGAAAAGTACAAACTCCTGTTTTTCTTAGCAAAGAACAGATAAGATTAACTATACAGCAAACAATCAATACACTATCAACTTCATTACTCACGGATAAAGAAAAAGGTTGGTTTGCAGAAAACCGGAACGCCCCTATTAAAGAAAAAAACAAGATCGCCAAAGGCTGGTATACCAATTTCCAGCACGGGGGAGCTGGCCTGTTATATTTACTTGGCCGGGCGCATCTTGCAGGATTTGATGTTGAAATAACCAGGCCTTCGATAAACTTTGCACTATCATTAATTGAGAACAAATGCACGAATAATATTAAAAATGCATCTCCAGGCTTATACCTTGGTACCGATGGAATTGCGGCCTGCCTTTCAGAAGCAATACATCATGGTTTGATCGATCCCTCTGACAAATATCGGGGTTGGATAAACGATCTATTGAGGAAAAAATCCGATTCAGATGGCATTCTATCTGGTATTGCTGGTCAGGGCCTGGCTAACATGATCGCTATCACAGCTGGGAAAGAAGAAATAAATATTCGTTTACAAGAATATGTTAGTCATTTACTGAACAAACAAACCGAACAGGGAGCATGGACACGTGATCAAACAACAAGAGTAACAAAAGGTTTCGCGAATGGTATATCCGGCATTATCTATTTTTTACTGGAATATGCACAACATTATAATGATAGTCGGTCTTTAGCAGCTGCAGAGCGAGGCCTTCAATGGCTAATGAATAATTCATTCAAGCAAAAAAACATTATTGAGTGGCATTCTTCAAAAGGAGGCAAAATATCACCATGGTGGTATGATGGTAATCCAGGAATTGCTCTAGCCTTTATAAAAGGCTACGCCATAGTCAGAGACCAGACATATAAAGAATTTGCTACCGGCGCATTGAATATTCACCCTAAAATGCTACTAACGGGGAATTCTAGTCTATATAATGGTTTAAGTGGATTAGGAGAAGTCTATCTCGAAGCCTATCAACTATTACAGGATGATCAATGGATGGAACGGGCTGAATGGATAGCACAACTCATAATGAGACTAAAAAAGACGCATGCTAGGTATGGCTCATATTGGCTGGTAGAGAATGAAAAACAACCGGTACCTGGTTTTACACAGGGCAATGGAGGGGTGCTACATTTTCTGTTGCGGTATTGTTACCCAGGAAAATTCAGCCTCCCCATGACACCAATCCACAGTAAACTTTAA
- a CDS encoding HTH domain-containing protein, which translates to MYYEETIRRIERIDYLIRKKGTGNAAKLAERLGVSRASVYEYIDFMRHKGAPIKYSQSRQTFYYDEDGYFATCFVSKGEANKGSLEGPRNIISYLTTFAFMIPALVEDLGLNLLYEL; encoded by the coding sequence ATGTATTACGAGGAAACTATCAGACGGATAGAAAGGATCGATTATCTCATACGAAAAAAAGGCACAGGCAATGCAGCGAAGCTCGCTGAGCGGTTAGGCGTATCCAGGGCCAGCGTTTATGAGTATATCGATTTTATGAGACATAAGGGTGCCCCTATTAAATACAGCCAGAGCCGACAGACGTTTTATTATGATGAGGATGGATATTTTGCCACGTGTTTTGTATCCAAGGGGGAGGCAAATAAAGGATCCCTGGAAGGCCCTCGAAACATAATTTCCTACTTGACAACATTTGCTTTTATGATACCAGCCCTGGTTGAAGATCTGGGTCTAAATCTGCTATATGAACTCTGA
- a CDS encoding helix-turn-helix transcriptional regulator — protein sequence MRFIIKGVPEEEITLTTEIPSQYRSHIYPYAQAILEESAAVSIIHQVMQINGFTVCNHIFFAKKNVMLAPYSAEPVSALHFMMKGSIRCELADVGSLWLRAGQFGFFHVSNASHKAWLEKDGVYESFHIDFTREQLLALASYSDLIRKLLDKSEKNQSAYVMPSAGIMVNRLYELINEIRQTPPSYKMKELEMPAHISLLLANALKDAEQSSVSIPANDDTLLFTTIHAYILNNLSRELGNVEIARDYNISVSKLKTGYKKVYAESLQSFVRRARLETARELILTTNLTMHKISEMVGYGDYGNFSRRYRAYFGHPPSEVVRR from the coding sequence ATGCGGTTTATCATTAAAGGCGTGCCGGAAGAAGAAATTACCCTTACCACTGAGATCCCATCGCAGTATCGCTCACATATCTATCCCTATGCCCAAGCTATACTTGAAGAATCCGCTGCGGTGAGTATCATTCACCAGGTAATGCAAATCAATGGGTTCACTGTCTGCAACCATATATTCTTTGCTAAGAAGAATGTAATGCTTGCTCCTTATTCAGCCGAGCCTGTATCAGCCCTTCATTTCATGATGAAAGGAAGTATCCGCTGCGAACTGGCGGATGTGGGGTCCTTATGGCTACGCGCAGGACAGTTTGGATTCTTCCATGTGAGCAATGCCAGTCATAAAGCCTGGCTGGAAAAAGATGGGGTGTATGAATCCTTTCATATTGATTTCACGCGAGAACAACTGCTGGCACTGGCCTCTTACTCAGATCTGATCAGAAAACTGCTGGATAAATCGGAGAAAAACCAATCCGCCTATGTAATGCCCTCCGCAGGAATAATGGTCAACCGGCTTTATGAGCTGATTAATGAAATACGTCAAACCCCTCCCTCTTATAAAATGAAAGAACTGGAAATGCCTGCACATATTTCTTTGCTGCTCGCCAATGCCTTAAAGGATGCAGAGCAAAGCTCCGTCTCCATTCCAGCCAATGATGACACCCTCCTGTTCACTACTATCCACGCTTACATCCTCAATAATCTATCCCGTGAATTAGGCAATGTAGAGATCGCCCGTGATTATAACATCAGCGTTTCCAAACTGAAAACAGGCTACAAAAAAGTCTATGCGGAATCACTGCAGTCATTCGTAAGGCGTGCCCGGCTGGAAACCGCCAGGGAACTCATTCTCACCACTAATCTTACCATGCATAAAATATCGGAGATGGTAGGCTATGGGGATTATGGGAATTTCAGCAGAAGATACCGCGCATACTTCGGTCATCCTCCCAGTGAAGTAGTACGGCGGTAA
- a CDS encoding nuclear transport factor 2 family protein, producing the protein MKNVLTGTLLFLAACNNMFEKKTSAQVKKLKAIMEETDKTWSFQPLIDILAEDVKFKSTIPAGTPISGEFRGKEAVARYFNVILQDVAVFKQQVPMEFIEAGNRVIILGDDAYTLKKNGATHRSPYAAIFTFEEGLIRDILIIQDLSGIWDAYRER; encoded by the coding sequence ATGAAAAACGTACTCACAGGAACATTGCTCTTTTTGGCAGCATGTAATAATATGTTTGAGAAGAAAACATCTGCCCAGGTAAAAAAGCTAAAGGCCATTATGGAAGAAACAGACAAGACATGGAGCTTCCAGCCATTGATAGACATCTTAGCTGAAGATGTGAAATTCAAATCTACTATCCCTGCCGGAACTCCGATCAGTGGGGAGTTTCGTGGCAAGGAGGCTGTGGCCCGGTATTTCAATGTGATATTGCAGGATGTAGCGGTGTTTAAGCAACAGGTGCCTATGGAATTTATTGAAGCAGGGAATCGTGTGATTATCCTGGGCGATGATGCTTATACATTAAAGAAGAACGGGGCAACGCATAGGAGCCCTTATGCCGCGATATTTACATTTGAGGAGGGATTGATCAGGGATATATTGATCATTCAGGATCTGTCGGGGATCTGGGATGCTTATAGGGAGAGGTAG
- a CDS encoding Crp/Fnr family transcriptional regulator encodes MPEHPSIIHNILQLVDLTEQEIEFITSRLVFTRLRKKEFLLREGEVCKYKNYIVKGCLVMYYIDEEGRERVIHLADRDHWANDLYSYFTGKPASFFFQALEDAEVLQLSRPDLDAIFTNIPKMERFFRIRYQNSLVIQQHRIIQNQFETAEQKYQEFRQKYQDLEQRIPLKYIASYLGITQQFLSVLRANF; translated from the coding sequence ATGCCCGAACATCCTTCCATCATCCACAACATCCTTCAGCTCGTAGATCTTACTGAGCAGGAAATTGAATTCATTACCTCCAGGCTTGTTTTTACCAGGCTCAGAAAAAAGGAGTTTTTATTACGAGAAGGAGAAGTATGCAAGTATAAGAACTACATCGTAAAAGGGTGCCTGGTCATGTACTACATAGATGAGGAAGGCCGTGAAAGGGTCATTCATCTGGCAGACCGGGACCATTGGGCCAATGATCTCTACAGCTATTTCACCGGTAAACCTGCGAGCTTCTTTTTCCAGGCCCTGGAAGATGCGGAAGTTCTTCAGCTATCGAGGCCGGACCTTGATGCGATATTTACAAACATCCCCAAGATGGAACGCTTCTTCAGGATCAGGTATCAGAATTCCCTTGTTATCCAGCAGCACCGGATCATCCAGAACCAGTTTGAAACCGCTGAACAGAAGTACCAGGAGTTCAGGCAAAAGTACCAGGACCTTGAGCAACGTATTCCCCTTAAATATATCGCCTCCTACCTTGGCATTACCCAGCAGTTCCTGAGTGTATTACGAGCTAATTTTTAA
- a CDS encoding antibiotic biosynthesis monooxygenase family protein, with amino-acid sequence MAVLISSKVKGQTLEGYEGVLSVVKDLIKQAPGFILQCAHPTDDGWAVMEVWESRKDADQWFAQYVVPHLPPGIHPKRSYQELHNVVCL; translated from the coding sequence ATGGCAGTACTCATTTCAAGTAAAGTTAAAGGGCAAACCCTGGAGGGATATGAAGGTGTTTTATCAGTAGTGAAAGATCTGATCAAACAGGCACCTGGTTTCATTTTGCAATGTGCGCATCCAACTGATGATGGCTGGGCGGTTATGGAAGTATGGGAATCCAGGAAAGATGCAGACCAGTGGTTCGCTCAGTATGTTGTTCCCCATTTGCCGCCGGGGATCCATCCGAAACGCTCCTACCAGGAACTTCACAATGTTGTATGTTTATAA
- a CDS encoding response regulator produces MANCLLATDNSLVRKDDFKNDTVIKSISWDVDVHVDVYMDNFIKNHLQEEYTNIFVPLSIGNTITDFLGLRFAMHIRTAANSLNQLSNIIIYGMFTQEELPKDNEFLPILFTKGIILTDYSIDGIAPYLSKTERILKEDQLQQMVHTVPLQIPENYFDSHSIANIWGLFQIFTSAGIDFTSIPSIQNQRDKLAGIYFKWLLAQQKPYGSVKSRASTPINYQDVLLIDDEAARGWKDALEFVFGVPPANLTAVSTLEQAIDLLDNKQFQLIFLDLRLNELDHTNRKLEEYGGHVLLTEHIRKDFHALNFATPIILLTASNKAWNISEMMDKGVDEYYIKAHPEQSGLSSKYIYERLLNSLPLLTELEVKRKEIWKFSLEIEQLATIKIGDSNIKTRIAEKLKIGYGTLFRKSIQVEKDILIFNNEILAYIIFWSVLEEISHDFYDRSTPYEWTLKDNNYSLQWTNPGAPNKVKSKFPHVLESINNEESKRKAGLDNIPLSQQIAGILRYQLMWTPTKIIADFSNSLNDYRNEIDYIHSSSISIYTKRLVDNQDSTLGYYKCIEMLTFLKILLT; encoded by the coding sequence ATGGCTAATTGTTTATTGGCAACGGATAACTCCCTGGTTAGAAAAGATGATTTTAAAAATGATACGGTTATCAAAAGCATCTCTTGGGATGTGGATGTTCATGTAGATGTATATATGGACAATTTTATCAAAAACCATCTCCAGGAAGAATATACCAATATCTTTGTTCCATTGTCAATTGGCAATACTATTACCGATTTCTTGGGGCTAAGGTTTGCAATGCACATCCGAACGGCGGCAAACAGCTTGAACCAATTATCCAACATTATTATTTACGGCATGTTTACACAGGAAGAATTGCCAAAAGACAATGAATTCCTCCCAATTCTTTTCACGAAAGGAATTATACTGACTGATTACTCTATTGATGGCATTGCACCATACCTATCAAAGACAGAACGCATTTTAAAAGAAGATCAGCTACAACAAATGGTGCATACTGTGCCATTACAGATACCCGAAAACTATTTTGATTCCCATAGTATAGCTAATATCTGGGGATTATTCCAAATATTTACAAGCGCCGGAATCGATTTCACCAGCATCCCAAGCATTCAAAATCAGCGAGACAAACTGGCCGGCATTTATTTCAAATGGCTCTTGGCTCAGCAGAAACCGTACGGATCGGTAAAATCCAGAGCAAGTACACCGATAAATTACCAAGATGTTCTATTAATTGATGATGAAGCTGCAAGAGGTTGGAAAGATGCACTTGAGTTTGTATTTGGGGTCCCGCCTGCAAACCTTACGGCCGTAAGCACTCTGGAACAAGCAATAGATTTATTAGACAATAAACAGTTTCAACTAATATTTCTAGATTTACGGTTAAACGAACTGGATCATACAAACCGTAAATTGGAGGAGTATGGAGGGCATGTGTTGCTTACAGAACACATCCGAAAGGATTTCCATGCTTTGAACTTTGCAACACCGATAATATTGTTAACTGCATCCAATAAAGCCTGGAATATTTCAGAAATGATGGATAAGGGGGTGGATGAATACTACATAAAGGCACATCCGGAACAATCAGGATTGTCCTCCAAATACATCTATGAGCGGCTATTAAACAGCCTCCCTCTTCTGACAGAACTCGAGGTTAAAAGAAAGGAAATATGGAAATTCTCTCTGGAAATTGAACAATTAGCCACCATAAAAATTGGTGATAGTAATATTAAAACGCGAATAGCTGAAAAACTTAAAATTGGGTATGGAACACTTTTCAGAAAAAGCATTCAAGTTGAGAAAGATATTCTTATTTTTAATAATGAGATTTTAGCCTATATCATATTTTGGTCTGTGTTAGAGGAAATCTCCCACGATTTTTACGATCGCAGCACACCTTACGAATGGACGCTAAAAGATAATAATTACTCACTACAATGGACAAACCCAGGCGCCCCCAACAAAGTTAAAAGTAAATTTCCACATGTATTGGAAAGTATCAATAACGAAGAAAGCAAGAGAAAAGCAGGATTGGATAATATTCCACTATCTCAACAGATTGCAGGAATACTCAGATATCAATTAATGTGGACACCTACAAAAATAATCGCAGATTTCTCCAATTCCCTGAATGATTATAGAAATGAAATAGATTATATCCATAGCAGTTCAATTTCCATATATACAAAACGCCTTGTAGATAACCAAGATAGTACTCTTGGGTATTACAAATGCATTGAAATGTTAACATTCTTGAAAATACTTCTAACATAA
- a CDS encoding reverse transcriptase domain-containing protein: MKTKEDLLELLNYTKSIIYGEKSFPFTIQQLNYYCNSNNKARYTVFKVKKKSGGERIIHAPKMGLKRIQECLKMILETFDAIKPQATGFVKGKSIVDNAQIHNGYKFVFNTDLKDFFPSIDQARIWKRLQVPPFKLNEESERVILANIIAGLCCEKMEVERLDKVGKWTKVVASVLPQGAPTSPIISNIICSNLDYKLLFMAKRFGLNYSRYADDITFSGDKDVFFKHKGNFMKELNRNIKDERFNINPEKTRLQKSQYRQEVTGLIVNDHVNIPKRYIKQLRMWLYYWETYGYERMSSYFKPAYIKDKAHILKGDSPDFQSIIRGKLNYIKMVKGHDDACYNKLAERLKQLIAPDDYFSFLLDTWEKKGLNKTMEQFYS, translated from the coding sequence ATGAAAACCAAAGAAGACCTGTTGGAATTACTTAATTACACAAAATCTATCATTTACGGCGAAAAATCCTTTCCCTTTACAATACAACAACTCAACTATTACTGCAATTCTAATAACAAAGCCAGATATACTGTCTTCAAGGTAAAAAAGAAATCAGGCGGAGAGCGAATAATACATGCACCCAAGATGGGTTTGAAGAGGATCCAGGAATGTTTGAAAATGATTCTCGAAACCTTCGATGCGATAAAACCTCAGGCAACAGGTTTCGTTAAAGGCAAATCAATTGTGGATAATGCTCAAATTCATAACGGCTATAAATTTGTATTTAATACGGATTTAAAAGACTTTTTCCCTTCAATTGATCAGGCACGAATATGGAAAAGACTACAGGTTCCCCCCTTTAAACTTAATGAGGAATCGGAAAGAGTAATCTTAGCCAACATAATTGCCGGGCTTTGTTGCGAGAAGATGGAGGTAGAACGATTAGACAAAGTCGGAAAATGGACAAAAGTAGTGGCCTCTGTTTTGCCGCAAGGGGCGCCCACTTCCCCAATAATCAGCAATATTATCTGCTCAAATCTTGACTACAAACTGCTATTCATGGCAAAGCGTTTTGGGCTGAACTATTCTCGCTATGCAGATGATATAACTTTTAGTGGCGATAAGGATGTCTTTTTCAAACATAAAGGTAACTTTATGAAAGAACTTAATAGGAATATTAAAGATGAGCGATTCAACATTAATCCGGAAAAAACAAGATTACAAAAAAGTCAATACAGGCAAGAAGTAACCGGTCTCATCGTCAATGATCATGTCAATATACCCAAAAGATACATTAAGCAATTGCGTATGTGGTTATATTATTGGGAAACATATGGATATGAGAGAATGAGTAGTTACTTCAAGCCCGCCTATATAAAAGACAAAGCTCATATTCTAAAGGGAGATTCCCCTGATTTCCAGTCCATTATCAGAGGAAAGCTGAATTATATCAAGATGGTTAAGGGACACGATGATGCATGTTACAATAAGCTTGCGGAAAGGCTTAAACAGTTGATCGCTCCAGATGATTATTTTTCTTTTCTGCTGGATACCTGGGAGAAGAAGGGGCTCAACAAAACAATGGAACAATTCTATAGTTAA
- a CDS encoding YdeI/OmpD-associated family protein codes for MKKDFSSLKRPKYPMPDFIEQALTKHKLFEAYENRPPYQQNDYIHWISSAKREETRLKRLNQMLDELKKGGKYMNMVYNGK; via the coding sequence ATGAAAAAAGACTTCAGCTCCTTAAAACGCCCGAAGTACCCCATGCCGGACTTCATTGAACAGGCCCTGACGAAACACAAACTGTTTGAGGCCTACGAAAACCGCCCTCCTTATCAGCAAAACGACTATATCCACTGGATCAGCAGCGCCAAAAGAGAGGAAACCAGGCTGAAAAGGTTGAACCAGATGCTGGATGAGCTGAAGAAAGGCGGGAAATACATGAATATGGTTTATAACGGCAAATAG
- a CDS encoding sugar phosphate isomerase/epimerase family protein: protein MPYNRRDFIQTIAMAGAALPFSSFKLRKDWEIHAFSKPFQWMDYNLLCETFAAAGLDGVDYTVRPEGHVLPEKVTTDLPRAVAAAKSAGLKTTLITTAILEAQGSDTLLKTAADQGVKYYRMGWYDYIKEKSIEESIRVRNQQLKELAKLNAQLNIQSAYQNHAGLKVGAGVWDLYAMVRDVNPKYAGVQYDIRHATVEGANSWPLAFELIYPHINTLVIKDFKWVNNTLQNVPLGEGVVNFKAFFQKVKEFNIHVPITLHLEYELLSKAQQALPVKEKQQIVLGKLKKDVQTLKGMLAGI from the coding sequence ATGCCATATAACAGACGGGATTTTATTCAAACCATTGCCATGGCCGGCGCTGCCTTACCGTTTTCCTCATTTAAATTAAGGAAAGACTGGGAAATCCATGCCTTCTCCAAACCCTTTCAATGGATGGATTACAACCTGCTCTGCGAAACTTTCGCTGCCGCCGGTTTGGATGGGGTGGATTATACCGTACGGCCGGAAGGGCATGTATTACCGGAAAAGGTGACTACAGATCTCCCTAGGGCTGTAGCGGCTGCTAAAAGTGCAGGTCTTAAAACAACTTTAATAACTACGGCTATCCTGGAGGCGCAGGGTTCAGATACTTTACTGAAAACCGCGGCTGACCAGGGCGTGAAATATTACCGGATGGGCTGGTATGATTATATAAAAGAGAAGTCTATCGAGGAAAGCATCAGGGTTCGTAACCAACAGTTAAAGGAGCTGGCAAAGCTAAATGCTCAATTAAACATCCAGTCAGCCTACCAGAATCATGCTGGTTTGAAAGTGGGAGCGGGTGTGTGGGACCTGTATGCCATGGTCAGAGATGTAAATCCGAAGTATGCCGGTGTGCAATACGATATCCGCCACGCTACAGTGGAAGGAGCTAACAGCTGGCCTTTAGCCTTTGAGCTGATCTATCCGCATATCAATACCCTGGTGATAAAAGATTTCAAATGGGTGAACAATACCTTGCAGAATGTGCCGCTGGGAGAAGGGGTAGTGAATTTTAAAGCGTTTTTCCAAAAGGTGAAAGAATTCAATATTCATGTGCCTATCACATTGCACCTCGAATATGAATTGTTGAGCAAGGCGCAGCAGGCTTTGCCTGTAAAGGAAAAGCAGCAGATCGTATTAGGTAAGTTGAAGAAAGATGTGCAGACGCTGAAAGGGATGCTTGCCGGGATCTAG
- a CDS encoding asparaginase: MTKILIIYTGGTVGMIYDEKTTALRPIGFNEIRNNLPELYRMGIDFYVYAFNPPMDSSDMLPEIWTELASIIEDRYDRYDGFVILHGSDTMAFTASALSFMLENLSKPVILTGSQLPIGKIRTDAKENIITAMEIASTKSNGHCMVPEVCIYFDFMLFRGNRAKKYNAEKFEAFYSMNYPALAEAGIDIKYKNNYVLPVPEKGLVVHKNLDPNIGVLKIFPGITRRAVEAIVNTPGMRGLILETFGSGNATTQAWFTECLQKAADKGILMVDITQCDGGSVELGKYETSQHLQKIGVVSGHDMTFEAATTKLMFLLGQNIPMDEMKRLIELPLRGELTPATEILP; this comes from the coding sequence ATGACGAAGATTTTAATCATCTATACCGGTGGTACCGTTGGGATGATCTACGACGAAAAGACGACTGCATTACGGCCCATCGGCTTCAATGAGATCAGGAACAACCTACCTGAGCTTTATCGCATGGGAATTGACTTCTACGTTTACGCCTTCAATCCTCCCATGGATTCTTCAGACATGCTGCCGGAGATCTGGACGGAGTTAGCCAGCATTATTGAAGACCGTTACGACCGCTATGACGGGTTTGTGATCCTCCACGGTTCTGATACTATGGCCTTCACGGCCTCAGCACTCAGCTTCATGCTGGAAAATCTTTCCAAGCCCGTGATCCTTACCGGTAGCCAGTTACCGATCGGCAAGATCCGTACAGATGCTAAAGAGAATATCATCACCGCCATGGAAATTGCTTCCACCAAAAGCAATGGCCACTGTATGGTCCCCGAAGTCTGTATTTATTTCGACTTCATGCTTTTCCGCGGCAACCGCGCCAAGAAGTACAATGCTGAAAAGTTTGAAGCCTTCTACTCCATGAACTATCCTGCCCTGGCTGAAGCCGGCATCGATATCAAATACAAGAATAACTATGTATTGCCTGTTCCCGAAAAAGGATTGGTCGTTCACAAGAACCTGGATCCCAATATCGGGGTACTGAAAATATTCCCGGGCATTACCCGCCGCGCTGTGGAAGCCATTGTGAATACACCCGGCATGCGGGGTTTGATCCTGGAAACATTCGGAAGCGGTAATGCCACTACGCAAGCCTGGTTCACAGAATGCCTGCAAAAGGCTGCCGATAAAGGTATCCTGATGGTAGACATTACGCAATGTGATGGTGGTTCTGTTGAATTAGGGAAGTATGAAACCAGTCAGCATCTGCAAAAAATAGGTGTAGTAAGCGGCCATGATATGACGTTTGAAGCAGCTACCACTAAGTTGATGTTCCTGTTAGGACAGAACATTCCCATGGATGAGATGAAGCGTTTGATAGAGTTGCCGTTGAGAGGAGAATTGACGCCTGCAACAGAGATCTTGCCGTAA